The following proteins are encoded in a genomic region of Chiroxiphia lanceolata isolate bChiLan1 chromosome 18, bChiLan1.pri, whole genome shotgun sequence:
- the FOXN4 gene encoding forkhead box protein N4 isoform X3 encodes MIESDIPAIMSGIIRNSGQNHHPSQEYRLLASDPSQLSEDELPGDLQSLSWLTSVDVPRLQQMASGRMDFSLGAQNAMLQQPGKGAGNLGVPRLVCLSQQMSPYAVGGQLSPGLQTQQQLFPPPPPPPPPSHSQQVFALAQNTQQCNPAGIYNTSYGTQPHYSQPRLAPHSAQELHPKHYPKPIYSYSCLIAMALKNSKTGSLPVSEIYSFMKEHFPYFKTAPDGWKNSVRHNLSLNKCFEKVENKLSGTSRKGCLWALNPAKIDKMEEEMQKWKRKDLAAIHRSMANPEELDKLITDRPESCRRPSKQAEPEVPPLSHMATAQGRIPVSQLQPQPIMTLSLQSLPLHHQLQTQARIAPNSPAPAQTPPLHTLPDMSHSPLPHHPLGRAPPEFPNVPADMSTEVDALDPSIMDFALQGNIWEEMKDESFSLDTLGAFSTSPLHLSDCDLGTPGLTPVSSSSDRSFPDLQVTGLYTTYTTLDNVAAAQYMTPQGNKPIPLL; translated from the exons ATGATAGAGAGTGATATCCCGGCCATAATGTCAGGAATCATTAGGAACTCAGGGCAAAACCACCACCCTTCCCAGGAGTACAG gctctTGGCTTCCGACCCATCCCAGCTGAGTGAGGATGAGCTCCCTGGGGACCTGCAGTCCCTGTCCTGGCTGACGTCTGTGGATGTGCCCAGGTTACAGCAGATGGCCAGTGGGAGGATGGATTTCAGCCTTGGGGCCCAGAATGCCATGCTCCAGCAGCCAG GAAAAGGTGCTGGGAATCTAGGAGTGCCACGACTGGTGTGTCTCTCTCAGCAGATGAGCCCCTACGCCGTGGGTGGGCAACTGTCTCCTGGTTTACAAACGCAGCAACaactctttcctcctcctcctcctcctcctcctccttctcatTCCCAGCAGGTGTTTGCCCTGGCCCAGAACACCCAACAG TGTAACCCAGCAGGAATCTACAACACATCCTATGGGACACAGCCACACTATTCCCAGCCACGCCTGGCTCCTCACTCTGCCCAGGAACTGCATCCAAAGCATTATCCCAAGCCCATCTATTCATACAG ctgtttGATCGCGATGGCTCTGAAGAACAGCAAGACCGGGAGCCTCCCCGTGAGCGAGATCTACAGCTTCATGAAGGAGCACTTCCCCTACTTCAAG ACAGCCCCGGATGGCTGGAAGAACTCCGTGCGCCACAACCTGTCCCTGAACAAGTGCTTTGAGAAGGTGGAGAACAAGCTGAGCGGCACCTCCCGCAAAGGGTGTCTGTGGGCCCTCAACCCTGCCAAGATCGACAAGATGGAGGAGGAGATGCAGAAGTGGAAGAGGAAGGACTTGGCTGCCATTCACAGGAGCATGGCCAACCCAG aggagctggacAAGCTGATCACCGACAGACCCGAGAGCTGCAGGCGGCCCAGCAAGCAGGCAGAGCCCGAGGTGCCCCCCCTGAGCCACATGGCCACGGCCCAGGGCCGGATCCCcgtgtcccagctccagcctcagcccATCATGACACTGTCCCTGCAGTCCCTGCCCCTGCACCACCAGCTCCAGACCCAGGCTCGCATCGCCCCAAACTCTCCTGCCCCTGCGCAAACACCTCCCCTGCACACCCTGCCCGACATGAGccacagccccctgccccaccaccccctgggACGGGCCCCTCCAGAATTCCCCAACGTGCCGGCGGACATGAGCACGGAGGTGGATGCTCTGGATCCCAGCATCATGGACTTTGCACTGCAAG GTAACATCTGGGAGGAGATGAAGGACGAGAGCTTCAGCCTGGACACCCTGGGTGCCTTCAGCACGTCCCCTCTGCACCTCTCTGACTGTGACCTGGGCACCCCCGGCCTCACGCCCGTGTCCAGCAGCAGCGACCGCTCCTTCCCAGACCTGCAGGTCACCGGCCTCTACACCACCTACACCACCCTGGACAACGTGGCAGCTGCTCAGTACATGACCCCCCAAGGCAACAAacccatccctctgctctga
- the FOXN4 gene encoding forkhead box protein N4 isoform X1: protein MIESDIPAIMSGIIRNSGQNHHPSQEYRLLASDPSQLSEDELPGDLQSLSWLTSVDVPRLQQMASGRMDFSLGAQNAMLQQPGPVTNTLHSTGAPGAMIHVQASLPQGILGLNSISTHGPNQMSPYAVGGQLSPGLQTQQQLFPPPPPPPPPSHSQQVFALAQNTQQCNPAGIYNTSYGTQPHYSQPRLAPHSAQELHPKHYPKPIYSYSCLIAMALKNSKTGSLPVSEIYSFMKEHFPYFKTAPDGWKNSVRHNLSLNKCFEKVENKLSGTSRKGCLWALNPAKIDKMEEEMQKWKRKDLAAIHRSMANPEELDKLITDRPESCRRPSKQAEPEVPPLSHMATAQGRIPVSQLQPQPIMTLSLQSLPLHHQLQTQARIAPNSPAPAQTPPLHTLPDMSHSPLPHHPLGRAPPEFPNVPADMSTEVDALDPSIMDFALQGNIWEEMKDESFSLDTLGAFSTSPLHLSDCDLGTPGLTPVSSSSDRSFPDLQVTGLYTTYTTLDNVAAAQYMTPQGNKPIPLL from the exons ATGATAGAGAGTGATATCCCGGCCATAATGTCAGGAATCATTAGGAACTCAGGGCAAAACCACCACCCTTCCCAGGAGTACAG gctctTGGCTTCCGACCCATCCCAGCTGAGTGAGGATGAGCTCCCTGGGGACCTGCAGTCCCTGTCCTGGCTGACGTCTGTGGATGTGCCCAGGTTACAGCAGATGGCCAGTGGGAGGATGGATTTCAGCCTTGGGGCCCAGAATGCCATGCTCCAGCAGCCAG GTCCTGTGACAAACACCCTGCACTCgacaggagctcctggagcaaTGATCCATGTCCAGGCCAGCCTTCCCCAGGGAATCCTGGGCCTCAATTCTATTTCAACACATGGACCAAAT CAGATGAGCCCCTACGCCGTGGGTGGGCAACTGTCTCCTGGTTTACAAACGCAGCAACaactctttcctcctcctcctcctcctcctcctccttctcatTCCCAGCAGGTGTTTGCCCTGGCCCAGAACACCCAACAG TGTAACCCAGCAGGAATCTACAACACATCCTATGGGACACAGCCACACTATTCCCAGCCACGCCTGGCTCCTCACTCTGCCCAGGAACTGCATCCAAAGCATTATCCCAAGCCCATCTATTCATACAG ctgtttGATCGCGATGGCTCTGAAGAACAGCAAGACCGGGAGCCTCCCCGTGAGCGAGATCTACAGCTTCATGAAGGAGCACTTCCCCTACTTCAAG ACAGCCCCGGATGGCTGGAAGAACTCCGTGCGCCACAACCTGTCCCTGAACAAGTGCTTTGAGAAGGTGGAGAACAAGCTGAGCGGCACCTCCCGCAAAGGGTGTCTGTGGGCCCTCAACCCTGCCAAGATCGACAAGATGGAGGAGGAGATGCAGAAGTGGAAGAGGAAGGACTTGGCTGCCATTCACAGGAGCATGGCCAACCCAG aggagctggacAAGCTGATCACCGACAGACCCGAGAGCTGCAGGCGGCCCAGCAAGCAGGCAGAGCCCGAGGTGCCCCCCCTGAGCCACATGGCCACGGCCCAGGGCCGGATCCCcgtgtcccagctccagcctcagcccATCATGACACTGTCCCTGCAGTCCCTGCCCCTGCACCACCAGCTCCAGACCCAGGCTCGCATCGCCCCAAACTCTCCTGCCCCTGCGCAAACACCTCCCCTGCACACCCTGCCCGACATGAGccacagccccctgccccaccaccccctgggACGGGCCCCTCCAGAATTCCCCAACGTGCCGGCGGACATGAGCACGGAGGTGGATGCTCTGGATCCCAGCATCATGGACTTTGCACTGCAAG GTAACATCTGGGAGGAGATGAAGGACGAGAGCTTCAGCCTGGACACCCTGGGTGCCTTCAGCACGTCCCCTCTGCACCTCTCTGACTGTGACCTGGGCACCCCCGGCCTCACGCCCGTGTCCAGCAGCAGCGACCGCTCCTTCCCAGACCTGCAGGTCACCGGCCTCTACACCACCTACACCACCCTGGACAACGTGGCAGCTGCTCAGTACATGACCCCCCAAGGCAACAAacccatccctctgctctga
- the FOXN4 gene encoding forkhead box protein N4 isoform X2 codes for MIESDIPAIMSGIIRNSGQNHHPSQEYRLLASDPSQLSEDELPGDLQSLSWLTSVDVPRLQQMASGRMDFSLGAQNAMLQQPGPVTNTLHSTGAPGAMIHVQASLPQGILGLNSISTHGPNMSPYAVGGQLSPGLQTQQQLFPPPPPPPPPSHSQQVFALAQNTQQCNPAGIYNTSYGTQPHYSQPRLAPHSAQELHPKHYPKPIYSYSCLIAMALKNSKTGSLPVSEIYSFMKEHFPYFKTAPDGWKNSVRHNLSLNKCFEKVENKLSGTSRKGCLWALNPAKIDKMEEEMQKWKRKDLAAIHRSMANPEELDKLITDRPESCRRPSKQAEPEVPPLSHMATAQGRIPVSQLQPQPIMTLSLQSLPLHHQLQTQARIAPNSPAPAQTPPLHTLPDMSHSPLPHHPLGRAPPEFPNVPADMSTEVDALDPSIMDFALQGNIWEEMKDESFSLDTLGAFSTSPLHLSDCDLGTPGLTPVSSSSDRSFPDLQVTGLYTTYTTLDNVAAAQYMTPQGNKPIPLL; via the exons ATGATAGAGAGTGATATCCCGGCCATAATGTCAGGAATCATTAGGAACTCAGGGCAAAACCACCACCCTTCCCAGGAGTACAG gctctTGGCTTCCGACCCATCCCAGCTGAGTGAGGATGAGCTCCCTGGGGACCTGCAGTCCCTGTCCTGGCTGACGTCTGTGGATGTGCCCAGGTTACAGCAGATGGCCAGTGGGAGGATGGATTTCAGCCTTGGGGCCCAGAATGCCATGCTCCAGCAGCCAG GTCCTGTGACAAACACCCTGCACTCgacaggagctcctggagcaaTGATCCATGTCCAGGCCAGCCTTCCCCAGGGAATCCTGGGCCTCAATTCTATTTCAACACATGGACCAAAT ATGAGCCCCTACGCCGTGGGTGGGCAACTGTCTCCTGGTTTACAAACGCAGCAACaactctttcctcctcctcctcctcctcctcctccttctcatTCCCAGCAGGTGTTTGCCCTGGCCCAGAACACCCAACAG TGTAACCCAGCAGGAATCTACAACACATCCTATGGGACACAGCCACACTATTCCCAGCCACGCCTGGCTCCTCACTCTGCCCAGGAACTGCATCCAAAGCATTATCCCAAGCCCATCTATTCATACAG ctgtttGATCGCGATGGCTCTGAAGAACAGCAAGACCGGGAGCCTCCCCGTGAGCGAGATCTACAGCTTCATGAAGGAGCACTTCCCCTACTTCAAG ACAGCCCCGGATGGCTGGAAGAACTCCGTGCGCCACAACCTGTCCCTGAACAAGTGCTTTGAGAAGGTGGAGAACAAGCTGAGCGGCACCTCCCGCAAAGGGTGTCTGTGGGCCCTCAACCCTGCCAAGATCGACAAGATGGAGGAGGAGATGCAGAAGTGGAAGAGGAAGGACTTGGCTGCCATTCACAGGAGCATGGCCAACCCAG aggagctggacAAGCTGATCACCGACAGACCCGAGAGCTGCAGGCGGCCCAGCAAGCAGGCAGAGCCCGAGGTGCCCCCCCTGAGCCACATGGCCACGGCCCAGGGCCGGATCCCcgtgtcccagctccagcctcagcccATCATGACACTGTCCCTGCAGTCCCTGCCCCTGCACCACCAGCTCCAGACCCAGGCTCGCATCGCCCCAAACTCTCCTGCCCCTGCGCAAACACCTCCCCTGCACACCCTGCCCGACATGAGccacagccccctgccccaccaccccctgggACGGGCCCCTCCAGAATTCCCCAACGTGCCGGCGGACATGAGCACGGAGGTGGATGCTCTGGATCCCAGCATCATGGACTTTGCACTGCAAG GTAACATCTGGGAGGAGATGAAGGACGAGAGCTTCAGCCTGGACACCCTGGGTGCCTTCAGCACGTCCCCTCTGCACCTCTCTGACTGTGACCTGGGCACCCCCGGCCTCACGCCCGTGTCCAGCAGCAGCGACCGCTCCTTCCCAGACCTGCAGGTCACCGGCCTCTACACCACCTACACCACCCTGGACAACGTGGCAGCTGCTCAGTACATGACCCCCCAAGGCAACAAacccatccctctgctctga
- the FOXN4 gene encoding forkhead box protein N4 isoform X4 codes for MASGRMDFSLGAQNAMLQQPGPVTNTLHSTGAPGAMIHVQASLPQGILGLNSISTHGPNQMSPYAVGGQLSPGLQTQQQLFPPPPPPPPPSHSQQVFALAQNTQQCNPAGIYNTSYGTQPHYSQPRLAPHSAQELHPKHYPKPIYSYSCLIAMALKNSKTGSLPVSEIYSFMKEHFPYFKTAPDGWKNSVRHNLSLNKCFEKVENKLSGTSRKGCLWALNPAKIDKMEEEMQKWKRKDLAAIHRSMANPEELDKLITDRPESCRRPSKQAEPEVPPLSHMATAQGRIPVSQLQPQPIMTLSLQSLPLHHQLQTQARIAPNSPAPAQTPPLHTLPDMSHSPLPHHPLGRAPPEFPNVPADMSTEVDALDPSIMDFALQGNIWEEMKDESFSLDTLGAFSTSPLHLSDCDLGTPGLTPVSSSSDRSFPDLQVTGLYTTYTTLDNVAAAQYMTPQGNKPIPLL; via the exons ATGGCCAGTGGGAGGATGGATTTCAGCCTTGGGGCCCAGAATGCCATGCTCCAGCAGCCAG GTCCTGTGACAAACACCCTGCACTCgacaggagctcctggagcaaTGATCCATGTCCAGGCCAGCCTTCCCCAGGGAATCCTGGGCCTCAATTCTATTTCAACACATGGACCAAAT CAGATGAGCCCCTACGCCGTGGGTGGGCAACTGTCTCCTGGTTTACAAACGCAGCAACaactctttcctcctcctcctcctcctcctcctccttctcatTCCCAGCAGGTGTTTGCCCTGGCCCAGAACACCCAACAG TGTAACCCAGCAGGAATCTACAACACATCCTATGGGACACAGCCACACTATTCCCAGCCACGCCTGGCTCCTCACTCTGCCCAGGAACTGCATCCAAAGCATTATCCCAAGCCCATCTATTCATACAG ctgtttGATCGCGATGGCTCTGAAGAACAGCAAGACCGGGAGCCTCCCCGTGAGCGAGATCTACAGCTTCATGAAGGAGCACTTCCCCTACTTCAAG ACAGCCCCGGATGGCTGGAAGAACTCCGTGCGCCACAACCTGTCCCTGAACAAGTGCTTTGAGAAGGTGGAGAACAAGCTGAGCGGCACCTCCCGCAAAGGGTGTCTGTGGGCCCTCAACCCTGCCAAGATCGACAAGATGGAGGAGGAGATGCAGAAGTGGAAGAGGAAGGACTTGGCTGCCATTCACAGGAGCATGGCCAACCCAG aggagctggacAAGCTGATCACCGACAGACCCGAGAGCTGCAGGCGGCCCAGCAAGCAGGCAGAGCCCGAGGTGCCCCCCCTGAGCCACATGGCCACGGCCCAGGGCCGGATCCCcgtgtcccagctccagcctcagcccATCATGACACTGTCCCTGCAGTCCCTGCCCCTGCACCACCAGCTCCAGACCCAGGCTCGCATCGCCCCAAACTCTCCTGCCCCTGCGCAAACACCTCCCCTGCACACCCTGCCCGACATGAGccacagccccctgccccaccaccccctgggACGGGCCCCTCCAGAATTCCCCAACGTGCCGGCGGACATGAGCACGGAGGTGGATGCTCTGGATCCCAGCATCATGGACTTTGCACTGCAAG GTAACATCTGGGAGGAGATGAAGGACGAGAGCTTCAGCCTGGACACCCTGGGTGCCTTCAGCACGTCCCCTCTGCACCTCTCTGACTGTGACCTGGGCACCCCCGGCCTCACGCCCGTGTCCAGCAGCAGCGACCGCTCCTTCCCAGACCTGCAGGTCACCGGCCTCTACACCACCTACACCACCCTGGACAACGTGGCAGCTGCTCAGTACATGACCCCCCAAGGCAACAAacccatccctctgctctga